The nucleotide sequence CACACAACTCCGCGGCCGTCCAAGGCGCCGCTCCCCATTCTCACCTGGCTGATCGGCGCCCTCTGCATCGCGTTCACGGCCGCTTTCCACATGGCGCCGGGCGGGCGCGCGTCGCAGTTCGAGGAGATCGGCCGCCTCGGCTACCTACCGCTGACGGCCATCTGGAGCGGAGGCTACACCGCGCTGTTCACCTCGGTCTTTGTACATAGCGGAGTCGTTCACCTCGCGGCCAACATGCTCGGGCTCCTCGTCGTCGGGCGCGTCCTCGAGGAGACGGTCCACCCGTTCGCGTGGTGCGCCTTCTTCGTCGCCGCCGCCGCGGTCGCGTCGGCGTCGGAGATAGCGCTCTCGAGCGTGGCGCCCATTGGCGTCTCCGGCGTCGTCTACGCCATGTTCGGCCTCGTGTGGGCGGGTCGGCGCGAGGTGCCGGTGTGGCGCACGGTGGCCACGCGCGGCAACCTTCTCATCGTGCTGGGGTGGGGGCTCTTCTGTGTGGCCGCCACCTGGCTGCACGTACTGCGCGTGGCGAACGGCGCCCATGCCGGCGGCTTCCTGTTCGGCCTGGCGTGCGGCTACCTTTTCGTGGCCCGGCGACACCGGCTGTTCGCGGCCGCGGCGCTCTGCGGAGTGGCGGCGCTCACCGTATGCTCGGTCTCGTGGATGCCCTGGTCGGCCTCCTGGACGCAGTGGAAGGGCGACCAGGAGGCGCTTGAGCGCAACGACGCGGCCGCGCTGCGCTGGTACCGGCGTTCGCTGCGGCTCGGCGCCCAGCCGCCGCCGGTGCTGGCGAAGATCCTCGTGGTGGAGCGCCGGCGCGGCAACGCGGCCGGGGCCGAGCGGGCCCTGCGCGAGCTCCTGCGCTACTCGGGCGCCCGCGTTCTGCGCGTCGAACCGTCCCCCGCGCCGAGGGCAGCGCCCGGCAAGGCGCCAGCGGACAGGACGCCGCCCACCGACCCGGCGCCGTACGACGGAGCGCCGTGAGCACCCCATTGCTGGCGCCATCCTTCCTACGCAAACTGGAACGGCTGGCCCTCGCCTCACGCCGGGCGTTCGCCGGGCAGATGAAAGGCGAGAACCGCGCGCCGCGGCGCGGAGCGAGCGTTGAGTTCGCCGACTATCGCGAGTACCAGCCGGGCGATGACCTGCGCTACGTCGACTGGAACACGGCCGCCCGCCTCGACCGGCTGTTCGTGAAGCTGTTCGTGGAGGAGGAGGACGTGCTGCTCGCCCTTCTGCTGGACACGAGCGCCAGCATGGGGTTCGGCGAGCCGGCCAAGCTGGAGGTCGCCATCCGCGTGGCGGCGGCGCTCGGTTACGTCGGTCTGATCCAGCACGACCGAGTGCGCGTCGCCGCGTTCCCCGGCGCCCCCGGAACGGCGCCGGCGCCGCGCCGGGGGCGCGCCGCCGTGCCGCCCTTCTTCGCGCACCTCGCGGCGCTGCGAGCCGAGGGCGGCGCACCACTCGGGCCGGCGCTGCGCGACTGGGCGGCCGCAAGCCGCGGGCGCGGCATCGCCGTGGTGATCTCGGACTTCATGGACACATCCTGGCGCGAGGGGGTCGGCGCGCTCGTGGCGCGCGACTTCCAGGCGACGCTCCTTCACCTGCTCTCCCCCGAGGAGCTCGTGCCGACGGTGCGCGGCGACGTGGCGCTCATCGACAGCGAGACGCGGGCGACGCTGCCGTTGAGCGTGGGCCCCGCACTGCTCGCCCGCTACCAGGCCGCCCTAGCCGCGCACTGCGACGGGATCCGCGCCTTCGCCCGGGCCCGGGGAGCGGGCTACCTGCGCGTCTCGACCGGCGCGACTCTGGAGGACATCGTGCTCAAGCAGCTCCGCCGCGCGGGCGTGGCGGTCTGAGATGGCCCTCGCGCGCCGCCTCGCCGCCGTCGCCCCCCTGCTCACGCTTGCCCTCGCCGGCGCAGTCTGGTACCGGACGGCCCCCGCGCCCCGCCCGCTCTCGCGCGTTGCAGCGCGAGTGCTGGGACCGCGCGAGCTCTCCGCGCTCCGGCAGGCCCCCGACCCCGGCTCGAGCTTCCGCGCCCCCGACGCGATCTTCGGCGCCGTGCGCGTGTCCGACCTGTCGGCCGTCACGATCGCGATGGCGCCCACCGAGGACGGTCGGTACATCCCGCAGGCGTTCCGAATCCAGTGGGCCGCGCGCACCAAGACGCCCCTCGCCACCGTCAATGCCGCGCTGCGCGCCTGGGCTCGTGACGGCGTGCCCGATCCCTTCTGGCCCAACTGGTCACCTGACGGCCGGTGGCTCGTGTGGCCGGACGCGCGCGCCGACAACCTGATGCTCGTGTCGGTGGACGACGGGACCTCCCGCCGCTGCCGTGCGCCCTTCTCGCTGGACGGCATGGCGATCCACTGGCTGCCCGACAGCTCTGGATGGGTTGCTCTCGCCCGCCCGGAAGGCGACGCCGTGGCCTACCACTACATGACGGACCGCCCCGAGCCCATCCGGCACACCCCGCTCGCCGGCCTGTCCGGCGTGTGGCGCTCGATCGGGGTCACGAGCTACGGCATCCTGCTGCTCGCCATCCCACGCATCGGCGCGGACGGCACGCCCGGCGTGCGTGTCGTGCAGTACGACCTGGGCACCGGCCACCCACAGCCCCGGCCGCTTGGCGCCCTCTCCTTCCCGGGCATGGCGCTGCAGGAGGCGGCTTGCTCGCCGCGCGGCGACCGAATCGCCTGGCTCTTCGCGCCGCGGGAGGGCATACGCCGGCCCGGCCTTGCTGCGCGAATCCGGTTGCGCCTGCTCCCGGCGTCCGGTACGGTCTCTATGTCGGGCCTCTGGCTGAGCGCGCCGGACGGATCCAGACTCCGCAGGCTCGCCGACGTGGAGCCGGGCGATCTGCCTCGTCAGCTCGCCTGGGAGCGCGACGGCCGACGGCTCCGATTCGCCTACCAACAGGCTCTCTACGCGCTCACGGTCGAATGACCGGCGCCTCGGGCGGCACGGGCCCATGACCCTGCTCTCGCCGCTCTCCCTTCTCTGGTTCCTGCCCGCCGCGGGCGCGATCCTCGCGCTCTACTTCCTGCGACTTCGCCGCCGCGACGTGCCCGTGCCCTCGCTGCTCCTGTGGAGCCGCGCGGTGCGCGATGTGCAGGCCAACGCCCCCTTTCAGCGGCTGCGCTTCCGATGGCTGCTGGTCCTGCAACTCCTGCTCGCCCTGCTGCTTTCCCTGGCGCTCGCCGAGCCGGTCGTGCGCGCGACCGCGCTCGGCGGACGCCGGCTCGTCGTCGTGCTCGACTCCTCGGCCTCCATGGCCGCCACGGACGCCCGGCCGACCCGGCTGGAGGCGGCGCGCGCCGCTGCCCGACGCCTGGTGAGCGAAATGAACCCGGGCGATCGAATGGTGGTCATCGAGGCCGGCCCGCGCGCACAGGCGCTCACGGCGTTCAGCGACGACCGCGCCGCGCTGTTGCGCGCGATCGACGGCGTCGCGCAGACGGACGCGCCCGCGCGCATGGGCGACGCGGCCACGCTCGCCGCGGCCCTGGCGGGCGCGCCCGACGCAGGCCGCGTCGACCTGTTCTCGGATGGCGCCTTCACGCTCCCGCCCGGCGCCTCCTGGGGGCCGGCGGGCGTGGTCCTCCACCGCGTGGGCCGCGGCGGCGCCAATCTAGCCATCGTCGCGGCCGAGTTGCGCCCGGAGCCGCGCCGCCCCAGAACGATGCGCCTTTTCGTGGCGCTGCGGAGCTGGCTGTCGACTGAACGCCGCGTGATCCTCGAGCTCCGTCGGAGCCCGCCTTCGGCGCGCGGTGTCGGCGGTGAGCTCGTCGACGCGCAGGAGGCGATCGTGGCGGCGGGCGCCCCGGCGACGGTGACGTTCGAAGTGCCCATCGGAGAAGGCGGCACGACGTGGCTCGTCCACGTTGACACCGGCGATCCGCTCCCGACGGACGACACCGTTCGCGTGATCGCCGCCCCACCGCGCCCGATTCACGTGCTGCTCGTGACGCGCGGCAACCGCTATCTCCAGGCCGCGCTTGCGGTGATCCCGGGTTCGCGCGTGACGGTCCGCCCGCCAGGCCGCATCGACGACGCAGACGCCTACGACGTGGTGGTCCTGGACCGCTGGGCGCCTGCGCGTCCCCTTCCGGCCAGTACGCTCTGGGTGGATTGCTCGGGGGAGGGGGCCCCGGCGCGCCCCATGGGCGCCAGGGCGACGAACGCCGTCATCCCGGTGGAGACCGACCACCCTCTCCTGCGCGACGTGGACCTGGGCGCGGCCCGCTGGCGCGCCGTGCACCCCGGCGAGCCCCAGGAATGGGCGCGAGAGATCGCGTCCGCCGGGCCGGGCGCCGCCATCGTGGCGGGCGAGTCCGACGCGACGCGCGCGCTCTGGCTGGGCTTCGCGCTCGACACGTCGGCGGGCGCCTTCCCGCTCGCCGCCTCCTATCCGGTCTTCGTGATGAACGTCGTGCGCTGGCTGGCCCGCGCGGAGCCCGCCGGCGCGGTGCACACCGGGGAGTCCGTGAGGTTGGACGTGCCCTCGGCGCCCGGGCGGATCGTGGTAGAGCGCCCGGATGGCTCGCGCCGAACCATGACGGCGCCGCGCGGCGGCCAGGCGACCTTTGCCGACACCGTGCTGGCCGGGCTCTACCGGGTCACCGGCCCGGGCGGCTATCGCCGCGTGTTCGCGGCGAACCTGGCGAACGCCGCCGAATCGGACATCGCGCCGCGCGAGGTCGGGCCGGCGCCGAAGGGCCCACTCCCCGGTCGGCCGGTAGTGATCACGCGGCCGCTGTGGCCGCTCTTGCTGATCGGAGCGCTCGCGCTGCTGTTGCTCGAATGGTGGCTCTACCACCGCCGCCCGGAGCTGAGCTGATGGACCGTGACGCGCTCGCGCTGCACGCGCCCGCGCCACGCGCGTTGACAGGCGCGCGCGGGCCGTGCTATAATCCCGCGGTTGTCGGCTCGTGTCGGCAGCCCTTGCCGTGCGGGCGAGTGGTGGAATGGCAGACACGCTGGTCTTAGGAACCAGTGCCGAAAGGCGTAGGAGTTCGACTCTCCTCTCGCCCACCCCTGCCCGGTCGACGCGGGAGTAGCTCAGTGGTAGAGCGCCTCCTTGCCAAGGAGGAGGTCGCGGGTTCGAAACCCGTCTCCCGCTCCAGAACCCCACCCCGCGAACGCGGGGGTCGCTCATTCCAGCCCCTCAGAGTGCGCGTGCACCCGGAGGGGCTTCGCGTTATGCCGGGCGCTCCCCTCCCCCTCGCGCCCACAGCGGGCGAGTTGCCGCCGGCACAGGAACGGATGGCCAGCACCACCAGCAAGGTGATGGACCGGGCGAGGCCGCCGAACCGCTTCGCGGGACTGTGCCCGGCGGTGCTCGACCACGTCGCGACCCGTTGTTGCGGCAAGACGCTGAACCTCGACAGTAAGGCGGTACGATGCCGTCTCCGCCGGCTCGAGTGGCGAGAGGGCATCGCCAGGTATCTCGCGCGGACGATCGCGAGCTCACCGCCGAACGGCGCGACATTGAGTTGGACCGCGCCGACCACCACCTGTCCGAGACGAAGCCGTTCACTTGGCGCCGCCGCGCGCGGCGAATCCTGCTCGCGGTTCCGGGCGCACGATCCAGGCCGAGCGGCGCGATCGGCTTCAGTCAGCCGGACCGGGTCATTGTGCTGATAGCGAATAGCAGCACCGCTAGCAGGATCGTCGGGACCAGGGGCCTGATGTGGGAGGGCACGGCGGCGAAGGAAGAGGCCCTCGGTAGCTGGTAGAAGCGCGTCAGCGCAGCAACGGGAGTTGTATGGTGCTACGCGCGAATCAATCGGACTGACCTCGGTCCAGCCCATGCGACCGGCTTGGTGGATGTCCTCAACGGCAAGCGATCCTCGGCATCGTGAGGAGGTCCCCAGTAGCAGTATGCAGCGGACGGTCCGCTGCGCGGCCTGCCGCTGAACTGGGGCGTTAGCCAGACAAGAGAACATGAGCGTACAAGAAGTTGATTCGTTCCCGCCGGAGGTGGTCAGGGAGCTCAAGACGTACGTCTACAGGCTCATCGACCCGCGAAACGGCGAGACGTTCTACGTGGGAAAAGGGAAGGGCAATCGCGTCTTCGCGCACATCCGCGGCGAGGAGGGACTTGAGGACGACGAGGCCAACAGCAAGCTCAAGCGCATCCGGCAGATACGACTCGCTGGATTTGAGGTTGCCCACGTCATTCATCGCCACGGCATGGATGAGGCGACCGCCTTCGAGGTCGAGGCTGCCCTCATGGACGCATACCCGGGGCTCGCCAACATCGCCGGAGGAACGGGCGGTGACTACGGGGCCATGCACGCCCAGGAGATCGTTCGTCGCTACTCTGCGGAGCTGGCCGTGTTCCAGCACAGGGCGCTCCTTATCAACGTCAGCCGGAGTGCGGTGGAGCGGTCCCTCTACGAAGCCACCCGATACGCATGGAAGATCGACAAGCGAAAGGCGAAGCAGACAGAGGTCATCCTCCCTACCATGCAGGGTTTGATCGTGGGCGCGTTCATTGCGCACGACTGGCTAGAGGCGACGGCGGCCAACTTCCCAGACCGCGCGGAAGCCAATGGCCTTCCGGGTCGCTTCGGCTTCGTCGGCGAGGAGGCACCAGAGGACATGCAGTGCCTCTACGTTGGCAAACGGGCTCCAAACGAGCACCGGAAGCGGGGCGCAGCGAACCCGATCAGATACACCTGGAAGTGATAGGTGATGGTCTTGATCGCGCCGCCGCCTAACAACAGCATCAGCGGACGGTCCGCTGCGCGGCCCGCCGCTGAACCGGGACGTTAGCTCGACTGTTGAGAAGGTGAAATGGAGTTGCGGGGGCGTAGCGGGTGTCGGTGGAGATTGTTGGCAGCATCAGCCACATCAAGACCATCGCGGTGGGGCGCGGCATCCGCGATGCGGACGCGGCTTGAGCGTGTGTATGGGCCTGGGCGCTGGCGCAAGAGGAAGGGGGTAGCCCGAGTCAGGATCGGACCCGGCCATACGGTCGTGGCGGAGGTACACTGGTACGAAGCATCTGGGGGTCGGACGCAAGGAGTTCAAAATCAAGCGCATTCTGAGCGAGTGACCATGCGAGGACAATCGAACGGAAGGCAGTACGTCATCTGCGTCTCGAATCGGGGGTTCAGGGCGTCTTTGCTGGTGAGGCGGATCTACCGCACGAAGCCGGACCCGCAGGCGGCAAAGCACGGGCTCATTAGTCGTTGACGAATCGGGCGAGGACTATCTGTACCCCGAGCGCCTCTTCGTAGCCGTCTCCCTGCCTCGAGGAGCGGGACGCGCTTTCCGGGCGGCATCCGAGCTTGACGCCAAGTTCAACAGCCGTGGCATTTGCTGCAGAAGGAAGTTATGAAGCTCATTCGCGCCGGCAGCACCCCTTCGACCAAGGGTCCTGCAGACTGGTTTACTGGTAACGTCCGCGTGGAGATGTTGTTCCACCGCGATGCGCCAGACCGGGTGCAAGGTGCCCATGTCACCTTCGAACCCGGCAGCCGCACGGCCTGGCACGCGCACCCCTTGGGCCAGACGCTGATCGTGACCTTCGGGCGCGGTTTCGTCCAGCGCGAGGGCGGACCAATCAAGGAAATCCGCCAGGGCGATGTCGTTTGGTTCGCTCCGGAGGAACGCCACTGGCACGGCGCTGCCCCCGACACCGGCATGAGCCATATTGCCCTTCAGGAAGTGAAGGACGGCCAGGTCGTCACGTGGATGGAGCACGTCACCGACGCCGAGTACCGAGCCTGACACCCAGAGAGACATCCCAATGTATGCAACCATCATGCATGGCCCCGGCGATGTTCGCTACGAACAAGTGCCCGATCCCAAGATCGAAAAGCCCACAGACGCCATCATCAAACTGTCGGCTACCTGCATCTGCGGCTCCGATCTCTGGCCGTACCGCGGGTTGTCGCCGCAGGACGGACCGGCCCCGATGGGCCATGAATACTGCGGCGTGGTGGTTGAGGTCGGCTCTGAGGTCCGTTCGATCAAACCCGGCCAGTTCGTTGTGGGCTCTTTCTGTCTTTCGGACAACACCTGCCCACATTGTCGATTCGGCTTCCAGTCCTCTTGCCAGCAACGCGAGTTCATGACCGGGGCGCAGGCGCCCTATGCTCGTGTCCCGCTGGCCGATGGCACGCTGGTCGCGACGGCGGAGATGCCGGACGCGGGGATGATTCCGCACATGCTGGCTACCTCGGACGTGCTCGGCACCGGTCTGTATGGCGCGGTCGCCGCCAATGTGCGCGAGGGTGGCACGGTCGTCGTGGTTGGGGACGGCGCGGTCGGGCTGATGGGCGTGATGGCCGCTTCGCAACTGGGCGCGGGGCGCATCATTGCCATGAGCCGGCACGCGACTCGCCAGCGATTGGCCCGCGAATTCGGCGCCACCGACATCGTCGAGGAACGCGGCGAGGATGGCATCGCCCGCATCATGGACATGACCGATGGTGTTGGCGCCGAGTCCGTGATCGAAGCCGTGGGCATGGCGCAGTCGCTGGAGCAGGCCATGGGCGTCTGCCGTCCCGGCGGGACCATCGGCTACGTCGGCGTGCCGCACGGTGTCAGCTTCGGCGGCCAGCAGTTGTTCTTCAGGCAGCAGCGCATGCTGGGTGGCCCGGCCCCAGTGCGCCGCTTCCTGCCCGACCTGATGAATCGCGTGCTGAAAGGCAGGATCGAACCCGGCAAGGTGTTCGACCTTGTTCTGCCGATCGCTGAGGTGGCCGAGGGCTACAAGGCGATGGATGAACGTCGCGCCATCAAGACCATGCTGCGCGTGAGAGGATGAGCAACTCGTGACGTCAGAAGGCCTATCGCAATGACAGATGTAACCGTCGTCGTCGGCGCTGGCGGTATTGGCCAGGCCATCGCCCGCCGCATCAGCAGCGGCCGCCACATTCTGGTGGCCAATCACACCCAGGGATCGGCGGATGCCGCCGCCAGTGTGCTGGAGAACGCCGGGTTCGCGACCACCGCCATGCAGGCGGACGTGTCCGACCGCGCCATGGTCCAGGCCGTGGTTGCGAAGGCGCAAGGTATCGGGCCGATCAAGGCCCTAGTGCAGGCGGCGGGCGTCTCGCCATCGCAGGCGCCGATTGCAGCGATCCTCAAAGTCGATCTTTACGGCACCGCGATGTTGCTCGAAGAGTTCGGCAAGGTCATAGCGGACGGCGGCGCGGGTGTGGTGATCTCCTCGCAGTCGGGTTACCGCATGCCCGCACTGACCGCCGAACAGGACGCGCTCCTCGCCACCGCGCCCGCCGAGGAGCTTCTGAAGCTCGATTTTGTGAGGGGCGTCAGGGACACTCTTCATGCCTATCAGATGTCGAAGCGTTGCAACTCGCTTCGCGTGCGCGGCGAGGCGATCAACTGGGCGAAGCGCGGCGCGCGGATCAATTCGATTAGCCCGGGCATCATCGTCACGCCGCTGGCCCATGACGAGCTGCATGGCGAACGCGCCGACTTCTATCAGTCAATGCTGAAGAAGATGCCCGCCGGGCGCGCCGGCACCCCCGACGAGGTCGCGGCCCTAGCATCGCTGATCCTGGGATCGGAGGGCGCCTTCATTACGGGTAGCGACTTTCTGATTGATGGAGGGGCTACGGCGAACTTCTATTACGGCCCTGACGCAGGACACTCATAGAGGCGTCCAGTGGGCGCCGATATCCATCCGATCAATCTGAGGTCGAAGAATGGACACAAGTCGTCTCGAAGCGTTCAGTGATGGGGTATTTGCGATTGCCATTACCCTGCTCGTCCTGGAGATCAAGGTTCCCCCGGTTCAGGTCCTTGGGCTCGGCCTGCTCAACCTATGGCCGTCTTATCTGGCCTATGCGATCAGTTTCATAGTCATTGGCGCGATTTGGATCAACCACCACGCCATGTTCGACTGGATCGTGCGCGCCGATCAGACACTTTTGCTGCTTAACACCCTGCAGTTGATGTTTATCGCATTCTTGCCATTTCCAACGGCAGTTCTATCCGAGGCGTTTCATGCACATTCAGGACACAACATCGCCACGGCATTCTATGCGGGCACTCTGACCACAATCGGGGCTCTTGTGACTGTGATATGGTGGTATGCGGCATCACGCCGGGAGTTGCTGAACGAAGCGATTTCGCCCGAACAGGCGAAGGCTATTGGGAGGCGGTTCCTCATAGGCCCGATGGGCTACGGTTTCGCGACCATTCTTGCATTCGTCAATTCTTGGTTATCGATAGCCATATTCATTGCACTGAATGCGTACTTCCTGTGGCCGCTCCGTCACGGGTTGCGTCATGATGATGGAGAGCCTGAGCAGGCGGCCTAACGCCCAGCATGCAGCGGCCGGCGCTCCGCGCCGCCGCTGATGCTGGGCGCTAGGCGCCCCAGAGCGACGCGCAGTAATGACCACGTGAGGTGGAGCTTGGCGAAGCGAAGGAGCAACCCAGAGGCAGCCGAGACAAGCGCCGCCACCGTCGGCTACGAGGCCCAGCTCTGGCAGATGGCCGACGCCCTGCGCGGCAGCATGGACGCCGCCGAGTACAAGCACGTCGTCCTCGGCCTCATCTTCCTGAAGTACATCTCCGACGCCTTCGAGGAACTGCACGATCGGCTTGTGGTGGACCGATCGAGCGGCGCCGATCCCGAGGACCCCGACGAATACCGCGCGCTCTCGATCTTCTGGGTGCCGCCCGAGGCGCGCTGGCAGTACCTGAAGGCCCAGGCCCGCCAGGCCACCATCGGCCAGCTCGTCGACGACGCCATGGCCGGCATCGAGCGCGACAACCCGGCGTTGAAGGGCGTGCTGCCCAAGGACTACGCCCGCCCCGCGCTCGACAAGACGCGACTCGGCCAGTTGATCGACATGATCAGCAACATCAAGGTCGGCGACGAGGCCAGCCGCGCCAAGGACGTGCTCGGGCGCGTGTACGAGTACTTCCTCTCGCAGTTCGCCAGCGCCGAGGGCAAGAAGGGCGGCGAGTTCTACACGCCGCGCTGCGTGGTCAAGTTGCTGGTCGAGATGCTCGAGCCCTACCGCGGCCGCGTGTATGACCCCTGCTGCGGTTCCTCGGGCATGTTCGTGCAGTCGGTGGAGTTCATCCGCGCACACGCCCAAGGGAACGGCAACCTGCCTGCCGGCAGGCAGGCGGCGGGCAAGGCCCCCAGGGCTTCTAGGCCCGACATCTCGATCTACGGCCAGGAGTCGAACTACACCACCTGGCGGCTCGCCAAGATGAACCTTGCCATTCGCGGCATCGACGGCCAGGTCGCGCACGGCGACACCTTCCACAACGACCGCCACCCCGACCTCAAGGCCGACTTCATCCTCGCCAATCCGCCGTTCAACGTCTCCGACTGGGGCGGCGAGCGCCTGCGCGACGACAAGCGCTGGCAGTACGGCACACCGCCGGCAGGCAACGCCAACTTTGCCTGGGTGCAGCACATCGTCCACCACCTCGCGCCCGCGGGCGTGGCCGGCTTCGTGCTCGCCAACGGCTCGATGTCGTCGAACCAGTCCGGCGAGGGCGAGATCCGCAAGAGCCTGATCGAGGCCGACCTCGTGGACTGCATGGTCGCGCTGCCGGGCCAGCTCTTCTACTCGACGCAGATCCCCGCGTGCCTGTGGTTCCTGGCGCGCGACCGCAAGAACGGCAAGTTCCGCGACCGCCGCGGCCACGTGCTCTTCATCGACGCGCGCAAGATGGGTCGCATGGTGGACCGCACCCACCGCGAGCTGAACGACGAGGACGTGGCCCGCATCGCCGTTACGTACCACGCCTGGCGCGGCGAGCAGGAGGCGGGCGAGTACGCCGACGTCCCCGGCTTCTGCAAGAGCGCCCCGCTGGAGGAAGTGCGCAAGCACGGGCACGTCCTCACGCCCGGCCGCTACGTTGGCGCCGAGGCGCAAGAGGACGACGGCGAGCCGTTCGAAGAGAAGATGAAGCGTCTCACCGCGACGCTGCGCGAGCAGCAGGCCGAGGCCGCGAAGCTCGATGCCGCGATTGCCGCCAACTTGACGGAGCTTGGGTATGGCGGGTGAGTGGCGGCTTCGACAAGCTCAGCCGCCGGGTCCGCTGCGCTGCCGCTGCCTGAGCTTGTCGAAGGCAGCGACACCCTGAGCTTGTCGAAGGCAGCGACACACAGGAGTAGACACGATGCCACACATGTACATTCTTGAATGCGCCGATGGTAGCTATTACACAGGTAGCACATGGGATCTGGAGCGACGCCTGCGTGAACACCAGGCCGGGTTGGGTGCAAACCATACAGCAAAGCGTCTGCCTGTGAAGCTGGTGTATTGCGAACACCATGACCGCGTGGAAGATGCCTTCCACCGAGAAAAGCAGGTACAGGGGTGGAGTCGTCGCAAAAAGCAGGTGCTCATCGCAGAGAATTATGAGAAGCTCGTAGAGTATTCCCGGAATTACACCCAATTTCCGCCCGCGGCTTCGGCGGCTTCGACAAGCTCAGCCGCCGAGGCCGCTGCGCTGCCGCTGCCTGAGCCTGTCGAAGGCAGCGACGCCAACCTGAAGGAGCTCGGGTATGGCGGGTGAGTGGCGCGCGTCGACATGGGGTGACGAGATTTCGCTTGAGTACGGTAAGGCGCTGCGCGGACACGAAACAGCTGTGGGCCGCTGCCGAGTTTACGGCTCGAATGGACCTATTGGGTGGACCGATGAATCTCTCGCTCAAGGCCCCGGTGTGATTCTCGGCCGCAAGGGTGCGTACCGAGGTGTGAGATTCTCCCGCGAGCCGTTCTTTGTCATTGACACAGCGTATTTCGTTGTTCCGAAGTCTGAGCTCGACATGCGATGGCTGTACTACGCCATCAAGCACAACAAACTTGGCGAAGTTGACGACGGCTCTCCGATCCCTTCGACAACACGAGCCGCCGTCTACATGCTCGACCTTGACGTACCCCCGCTC is from Chthonomonadales bacterium and encodes:
- a CDS encoding GIY-YIG nuclease family protein encodes the protein MPHMYILECADGSYYTGSTWDLERRLREHQAGLGANHTAKRLPVKLVYCEHHDRVEDAFHREKQVQGWSRRKKQVLIAENYEKLVEYSRNYTQFPPAASAASTSSAAEAAALPLPEPVEGSDANLKELGYGG
- a CDS encoding SAM-dependent DNA methyltransferase; its protein translation is MLGARRPRATRSNDHVRWSLAKRRSNPEAAETSAATVGYEAQLWQMADALRGSMDAAEYKHVVLGLIFLKYISDAFEELHDRLVVDRSSGADPEDPDEYRALSIFWVPPEARWQYLKAQARQATIGQLVDDAMAGIERDNPALKGVLPKDYARPALDKTRLGQLIDMISNIKVGDEASRAKDVLGRVYEYFLSQFASAEGKKGGEFYTPRCVVKLLVEMLEPYRGRVYDPCCGSSGMFVQSVEFIRAHAQGNGNLPAGRQAAGKAPRASRPDISIYGQESNYTTWRLAKMNLAIRGIDGQVAHGDTFHNDRHPDLKADFILANPPFNVSDWGGERLRDDKRWQYGTPPAGNANFAWVQHIVHHLAPAGVAGFVLANGSMSSNQSGEGEIRKSLIEADLVDCMVALPGQLFYSTQIPACLWFLARDRKNGKFRDRRGHVLFIDARKMGRMVDRTHRELNDEDVARIAVTYHAWRGEQEAGEYADVPGFCKSAPLEEVRKHGHVLTPGRYVGAEAQEDDGEPFEEKMKRLTATLREQQAEAAKLDAAIAANLTELGYGG